In Bacillota bacterium, a single window of DNA contains:
- a CDS encoding dUTP diphosphatase: MFHDVVHVRVVRNVTGVDLPRYMTEGSSGLDLAAAVNEDVCIPPGGRATIPTGILLALPLGYEGQVRPRSGLAAKHGVTVLNSPGTI, from the coding sequence ATGTTTCACGACGTCGTCCACGTCCGCGTGGTGAGAAACGTGACAGGAGTCGACCTGCCGCGTTATATGACTGAGGGCTCGTCGGGGCTGGACCTTGCAGCAGCCGTGAATGAGGATGTGTGCATTCCTCCTGGAGGCAGGGCGACGATACCCACAGGGATCCTCCTCGCCTTGCCCTTGGGGTATGAAGGACAGGTCCGGCCCAGAAGTGGGCTTGCCGCGAAGCACGGGGTGACCGTTCTGAACTCTCCTGGCACCATC
- a CDS encoding polysaccharide deacetylase family protein, which translates to MFVITIRRRTIWLCILAVVLTLVAACAAAGLPRLRRVSIGAARGVTVAGTNVGGLLPDEVREVVLGLVASVERRPREALYHSETGEIIPEEAGITLDVDATVRDVMAAPRGSRVSLVTREVPPSVTAAMLKPVYGVQTSEKACALAFNVAWGEEYVPALLSELAKAKVTATFFLTGTWATKFPDLVWEIARLGHEIGNHGYDHPHVERLGEPDIVALIEKNEILIRELTGIRTTLFAPPYGEVNQRIASTAAKLGYTTVMWTVDTIDWERPKPEVILQRVENRIAPGAIILAHPTEPTAAALPNIISRLERKGYRFMTVSDLLKLGEALHSRP; encoded by the coding sequence GTGTTCGTGATCACGATAAGGCGCCGCACGATCTGGCTCTGCATCCTCGCAGTCGTCCTGACCCTGGTCGCGGCGTGTGCCGCGGCAGGACTGCCGAGGCTTCGCAGGGTCTCGATTGGCGCCGCGCGGGGAGTGACGGTGGCGGGAACGAATGTCGGAGGACTTCTCCCCGACGAGGTTCGCGAAGTGGTGCTGGGCCTGGTGGCGAGTGTCGAGAGGCGGCCGAGGGAGGCGCTCTATCACTCGGAGACAGGAGAGATCATCCCGGAGGAGGCCGGGATCACCCTCGATGTCGACGCGACCGTGAGAGATGTCATGGCGGCACCCCGCGGGTCTCGAGTCTCCCTCGTGACACGCGAGGTGCCGCCCTCCGTGACAGCCGCCATGCTCAAGCCAGTGTATGGTGTGCAAACCAGCGAGAAAGCCTGCGCCCTCGCTTTCAATGTGGCCTGGGGAGAGGAGTACGTCCCGGCTCTCCTCTCCGAGCTTGCGAAGGCCAAGGTGACAGCGACCTTCTTTCTGACCGGAACCTGGGCGACGAAGTTCCCCGACCTAGTCTGGGAGATCGCAAGACTTGGCCACGAGATCGGGAACCACGGTTACGACCATCCGCACGTCGAGAGACTCGGCGAGCCCGACATCGTCGCATTGATAGAGAAGAACGAGATCCTGATTCGCGAGTTGACAGGGATCAGGACCACGCTCTTTGCCCCGCCATACGGGGAGGTGAACCAGAGGATCGCCTCGACGGCGGCGAAGCTCGGTTATACCACAGTGATGTGGACGGTCGACACCATAGACTGGGAGAGACCGAAACCGGAGGTGATCCTGCAAAGGGTGGAGAACAGGATCGCGCCTGGAGCCATCATACTGGCCCATCCCACGGAGCCCACCGCAGCCGCGTTGCCGAACATCATCAGCCGGCTCGAACGGAAGGGTTACCGTTTCATGACCGTCTCGGACCTTCTCAAGCTCGGGGAGGCACTGCATTCGCGCCCCTAA
- the steA gene encoding putative cytokinetic ring protein SteA — protein sequence MVGSTAEGTARLGRKTKDLVGSLTQEDIAVIGHADIDEVCARAIVAKRPRMVINADKSITGRYQCQGPAILLAAGIPVLDDVGFSVFDRIHDGDRIEVRGCHVFLGDELVAEGTPLTPSLVGDMYAVAEENLGRELERFVENTLEYAIREKEIILGGVETPLIDTPIRGRHCLIAVRGPTYREDLAAVDSYIRETRPVLIGVDGGADALMEQGFVPDLIIGDMDSVSERALRSGAELIAHAYPDGSSPGAERLSGLGLPHKVFRSPGTSEDIAMLLAYDKGASLLVALGAHSSMLDFLEKGRPGMGSTFLVRLKVGSILVDAKGVSQLYRGKLRLGHIAGVVVAATVPLVVLSVFSGAFAGLARLLVLRLKVMLGLL from the coding sequence ATGGTGGGGTCGACGGCGGAAGGCACGGCTAGGCTTGGACGCAAAACCAAAGACCTGGTAGGGAGCTTGACCCAGGAAGATATCGCGGTAATCGGCCACGCGGACATCGATGAAGTGTGCGCCAGGGCGATTGTGGCCAAGCGCCCCAGAATGGTCATAAACGCCGACAAGTCCATAACCGGAAGATACCAGTGCCAGGGCCCAGCGATTCTCCTGGCCGCGGGGATTCCGGTCCTGGATGATGTCGGGTTTTCCGTGTTCGACAGGATCCACGACGGAGACAGAATAGAGGTCCGCGGTTGCCACGTGTTCCTCGGGGACGAACTGGTTGCGGAAGGGACTCCTCTCACACCCAGCCTTGTGGGCGACATGTACGCCGTCGCCGAAGAAAACCTCGGGAGAGAGCTCGAGCGGTTCGTAGAGAACACTCTCGAGTATGCCATCCGTGAGAAAGAAATCATCCTTGGTGGTGTGGAGACGCCCCTTATAGACACGCCGATCCGAGGAAGACACTGTCTGATCGCGGTGAGAGGGCCGACGTACAGGGAAGACCTCGCCGCGGTGGACTCCTACATACGTGAGACAAGGCCGGTGTTGATCGGTGTCGACGGCGGCGCGGACGCCTTGATGGAGCAAGGGTTCGTGCCTGATCTGATAATTGGAGACATGGACTCCGTGAGCGAGCGAGCACTGCGCTCCGGGGCAGAACTCATAGCCCACGCCTACCCTGACGGCTCATCCCCAGGAGCCGAGCGCCTGTCCGGGCTCGGCCTTCCCCATAAGGTTTTCCGGTCCCCCGGCACTAGCGAAGACATCGCCATGCTGTTAGCCTACGATAAAGGAGCCTCCCTCCTGGTTGCCCTCGGAGCACACTCCAGCATGCTAGACTTCCTGGAAAAAGGCAGGCCCGGCATGGGCAGCACGTTTCTGGTCAGACTGAAAGTGGGATCGATACTGGTCGACGCCAAGGGAGTCAGTCAACTATACCGGGGGAAACTCAGGCTGGGGCACATAGCTGGTGTAGTGGTGGCGGCGACGGTGCCCCTCGTGGTTCTCTCGGTTTTCTCGGGAGCCTTTGCGGGGCTTGCCAGACTCCTGGTGCTGAGACTAAAGGTGATGCTCGGGCTTCTTTAG
- a CDS encoding helicase — MKASEPSGLIHNYISPGAIIDLREAISEAQGCEVFAVGRLDRDFIVEEVSVLACGNMGAAPVVDPTLIRGQVVIHNHPSGNLMPSDADIAAASALAKRGIGFWIIDNAVERLRSVTDPLSNDRGCIVVDPADIDHLFSSTGPFARSFGGYERREGQVRMAKAVGAALSDSACLIVEAGTGTGKSLAYLVPALLWARRNSKRVVVSTNTINLQEQLVYKDIPTLARVMGEPIRAVLVKGRSNYLCLRKLDRTLSGQDHMVGADQREAFAALVAWSMETETGDRSELAWEPDPDVWDLVCSDGDMCLRSHCQRFSSCHFHRARRAMEGAEILVTNHHLLFADISIRRERGAEAERAVLPRYSAAILDEAHNAAGVAQEYFGRSVSRASLVRLTNAIFRRERPRGERGTTELGALVSLRGRVLSADWMDRNTTDALMDAIDMDVIPGVLRAREAGEVFFETVGDLMQGRGTQDGQDRVLRITADVKSEDAWDRHVWPAHERFCAALDDLARDVRSLSERVSLEEDEDFRSSALELGAFSNRLSGMADSTRFVIRADTPGHVYWAEARGRKGGVRIVATPLSVSEQMAAFLIEPQDATVFTSATLAVGSSFEFVGEDLGLSRVPSETVRELVVPSPFDFMRQALLCVTTDIPPPDSPGYPEAATAALGEIIRASKGRAFALFTSYKFMEVASRALQPVARNLGFRLLKQGDAPRHSLLEQFRKDVGSVLLGTDSFWEGVDVPGEALSCVIITRLPFGVPTDPVIQAKLEEIEGAGGNPFARYSLPAAVLKFKQGFGRLIRTSHDRGAVVILDSRLATRPYGRSFLEALPRCAREFGPTAEVARAVQTWLAECGA; from the coding sequence TTGAAGGCCTCGGAACCTTCAGGGCTCATCCACAACTACATCTCCCCCGGCGCTATCATCGATCTCAGGGAGGCGATCTCGGAGGCGCAGGGGTGTGAGGTGTTCGCTGTCGGACGGCTCGACCGGGATTTCATAGTCGAAGAAGTCTCCGTGTTGGCCTGTGGCAACATGGGTGCCGCTCCTGTCGTCGATCCCACCCTCATCCGGGGGCAAGTGGTGATACATAACCACCCCTCCGGGAACCTCATGCCGTCCGACGCGGATATCGCTGCTGCCTCCGCCCTCGCCAAACGAGGTATCGGGTTTTGGATCATAGATAACGCGGTCGAGCGTCTGAGGTCTGTCACGGACCCGCTGTCCAACGATCGCGGTTGCATAGTCGTAGACCCTGCGGACATAGACCACCTCTTCTCCAGCACTGGCCCGTTTGCCCGGTCGTTCGGGGGATACGAGCGGAGGGAAGGCCAGGTCAGGATGGCCAAAGCAGTCGGGGCCGCGCTTTCTGACTCCGCCTGTCTCATTGTCGAGGCGGGGACAGGTACAGGCAAATCACTAGCCTACCTCGTCCCCGCGCTATTGTGGGCCCGGCGCAACTCGAAGCGGGTGGTTGTGTCCACCAACACCATCAACCTTCAGGAACAACTTGTGTACAAGGACATCCCGACTCTTGCTCGGGTAATGGGAGAACCCATCCGTGCCGTGCTGGTCAAGGGGAGGTCCAACTACTTGTGCCTGCGCAAGCTGGACCGAACTCTCTCGGGCCAGGATCACATGGTCGGCGCTGATCAGAGGGAAGCCTTCGCCGCTCTGGTGGCGTGGTCCATGGAGACCGAGACTGGCGACCGATCTGAACTCGCATGGGAACCGGATCCGGATGTCTGGGACCTAGTCTGCTCAGACGGGGACATGTGCCTGCGATCCCACTGTCAGCGGTTCTCTTCGTGTCACTTCCACCGGGCCAGGCGCGCGATGGAAGGCGCCGAGATCCTGGTCACCAACCACCACCTGCTTTTCGCAGACATCTCCATCCGGCGTGAGCGGGGCGCGGAGGCCGAAAGGGCGGTCCTCCCACGCTACAGCGCAGCAATCCTGGACGAAGCGCACAACGCAGCCGGGGTTGCCCAGGAGTACTTCGGCCGGTCCGTCTCCCGCGCAAGTCTCGTAAGGCTCACGAACGCCATCTTCCGGAGGGAGAGGCCGAGGGGCGAGAGAGGGACCACCGAGCTTGGCGCCCTGGTTTCGCTCAGAGGGCGGGTCTTGTCCGCGGACTGGATGGACAGGAATACAACCGACGCCCTCATGGATGCCATTGACATGGATGTGATCCCGGGTGTGCTCAGAGCGAGGGAAGCCGGGGAGGTGTTCTTTGAGACTGTGGGAGACCTCATGCAAGGCCGGGGCACTCAGGATGGCCAGGACCGCGTCCTGCGCATAACCGCCGACGTCAAGTCCGAAGACGCCTGGGACCGCCATGTGTGGCCCGCGCATGAGAGGTTCTGTGCTGCCCTGGATGATCTCGCTCGCGACGTCCGCTCCTTGTCAGAAAGGGTTTCCCTTGAAGAAGATGAGGATTTTCGGTCTAGCGCCTTGGAGCTTGGGGCCTTCTCCAACAGGCTGTCGGGGATGGCCGATTCCACCAGGTTTGTGATCAGGGCTGACACTCCAGGACACGTCTACTGGGCAGAGGCGCGAGGAAGGAAGGGTGGTGTCCGGATCGTCGCGACCCCTCTGTCAGTCTCGGAGCAGATGGCGGCCTTCCTCATCGAGCCCCAGGACGCAACGGTTTTCACTTCCGCCACCTTGGCGGTGGGGTCCAGTTTCGAGTTCGTCGGGGAGGACCTGGGCCTGTCCCGGGTGCCATCCGAGACCGTCAGAGAGCTTGTCGTGCCCTCACCCTTCGATTTCATGCGACAGGCCCTTCTCTGTGTGACCACTGACATCCCACCTCCCGACAGTCCAGGCTACCCGGAGGCCGCCACGGCTGCCCTCGGCGAGATCATCCGCGCGTCCAAGGGCCGGGCGTTTGCTCTCTTCACATCCTACAAGTTCATGGAGGTTGCATCGCGCGCCCTGCAGCCGGTTGCTCGAAACCTTGGCTTCCGTCTGCTCAAGCAGGGAGATGCCCCGCGTCACTCTCTGCTTGAGCAGTTTCGAAAGGATGTCGGATCAGTGCTGTTGGGCACTGACAGTTTCTGGGAAGGCGTTGATGTCCCCGGGGAAGCTCTGTCCTGTGTGATCATTACGAGGTTGCCTTTCGGAGTTCCCACCGACCCCGTGATCCAGGCCAAGCTTGAGGAGATTGAGGGTGCGGGTGGTAACCCGTTCGCAAGATACAGTCTTCCCGCAGCTGTGCTCAAGTTCAAGCAGGGCTTTGGAAGGCTCATCCGAACCTCTCATGACCGGGGCGCAGTAGTGATTCTTGACTCCAGACTTGCGACGAGGCCTTACGGCCGGTCCTTTTTGGAGGCCCTCCCCAGGTGCGCCCGGGAGTTCGGCCCCACGGCCGAAGTTGCCAGGGCGGTCCAAACCTGGCTTGCAGAATGCGGGGCCTAG
- a CDS encoding copper transporter: MSLRYHVVSLAAVFVALGVGMLVGATMIGDDGILRQQEAMIERLRLDFDKLARDRDRLASELAAALRFQEESLPHLVGGRLAGSVVCAVVLPGVGSEAVRNLSRVIETAGGRVGSIATVSERALAEVDPLEMAGWMNVLVECDAAKVKAMAGSGLVHVRVSAKEKPGSVVVIAAEPDPAGVSQRAVGAFVTSAKASGLRVVTGWLSMPSQKGQRDRGEAHALVVGAGTIPGAVAAVLALAGADGLFGTPPAQVMLPAVAGSDGV; the protein is encoded by the coding sequence ATGAGCCTAAGGTACCACGTGGTGTCTCTTGCAGCGGTCTTCGTAGCGTTAGGCGTCGGCATGTTGGTTGGGGCCACCATGATTGGCGACGACGGGATCTTGAGGCAGCAGGAAGCCATGATCGAAAGACTCCGTCTTGACTTCGACAAGCTCGCGCGCGACCGGGACAGGCTGGCATCCGAACTGGCGGCGGCCTTGAGGTTTCAGGAGGAAAGCCTGCCTCACCTGGTTGGGGGGCGTCTGGCGGGGTCGGTCGTGTGCGCAGTCGTCTTGCCTGGGGTCGGCAGTGAGGCCGTGAGGAACCTCTCCCGCGTCATTGAGACGGCCGGAGGGAGAGTCGGTTCCATAGCCACAGTATCCGAGAGAGCTCTCGCCGAGGTAGACCCTCTGGAGATGGCTGGGTGGATGAACGTTTTAGTGGAATGCGATGCGGCGAAGGTCAAAGCCATGGCCGGTTCGGGCCTCGTACACGTGAGAGTCTCAGCAAAGGAGAAGCCCGGGTCGGTGGTTGTGATTGCGGCGGAACCCGATCCGGCGGGTGTCTCTCAGCGGGCCGTCGGGGCATTCGTCACCTCTGCCAAGGCCTCTGGCTTGCGCGTGGTCACAGGCTGGTTGAGTATGCCCAGTCAAAAGGGGCAGCGCGATCGGGGTGAAGCCCATGCACTCGTGGTGGGTGCCGGGACCATCCCTGGGGCCGTTGCAGCCGTGTTGGCGCTCGCCGGGGCGGACGGGCTCTTCGGGACCCCACCAGCTCAGGTGATGCTGCCCGCAGTCGCCGGATCGGACGGAGTATGA
- a CDS encoding glycosyltransferase, with product MTVAAVVPALNEETTVSDTVSALFSTGMVDEVVVVDDGSRDATAERARAAGARVIRLRRTEGKGAAVRAGLSATDSDVVALADADLGRTASEMSKVIAAVVDGRADMAVAGFEASRGRGGFGLVVRLARLGILALTGVALTWPLSGQRAFRRDLAAGLPPLPEGFGLEVGFAVDWARAGYSILEVPTSMRHRETGRDLRGFLHRGRQLWAVALTLLSRAVSRR from the coding sequence ATGACGGTGGCCGCAGTGGTTCCTGCCCTGAACGAGGAGACGACAGTGTCTGACACGGTGTCCGCCCTGTTCTCCACGGGCATGGTCGACGAAGTCGTTGTTGTGGACGACGGGTCTCGGGACGCCACGGCTGAACGCGCCCGGGCGGCAGGCGCCAGGGTCATCAGACTTCGGCGGACAGAGGGAAAGGGGGCGGCGGTCAGGGCCGGGCTGTCGGCCACGGATTCGGACGTAGTGGCTCTGGCTGACGCGGACCTGGGGCGTACAGCGTCCGAGATGTCGAAGGTCATTGCAGCTGTGGTGGACGGAAGGGCAGACATGGCGGTGGCGGGATTCGAGGCTTCGCGCGGCCGTGGTGGATTTGGGCTTGTGGTCCGATTGGCGCGCCTTGGAATCCTGGCGCTGACGGGGGTAGCCCTCACCTGGCCACTTTCCGGGCAACGGGCGTTTCGCCGTGATCTTGCGGCCGGACTCCCTCCCTTGCCGGAGGGGTTCGGGCTCGAGGTGGGATTTGCGGTAGATTGGGCACGCGCAGGATACTCAATACTGGAGGTGCCCACCTCGATGAGGCATCGGGAGACAGGCCGTGACCTTCGAGGTTTTCTGCACAGGGGCAGGCAGTTGTGGGCAGTGGCCCTGACACTCCTATCACGGGCGGTCAGTCGACGGTGA
- a CDS encoding glycosyl hydrolase family 18 protein — protein sequence MQPNTTVTALVVLLYLASSVTGIRGNKNGSSAPTPPGVHTTTPTPQRQTNTPKDMAGRSAATREQANVRTGPGTQYPRSTQLAPGTQVRIQSEVNGWYQVQLPTKAYGWIHGSLLNVQSASGSQSGSGRDVVGYYIVNYPGDRSSYNALHAYSNAITTVVPFSYSVDRNGNVSGEHFADARQIAQARGLSNLALVHNIDGGSFSKTEISAMLNSKAARARAISGIRRILETHKYDGVNIDFENVPPADRAALTLFMKELRVELVPRGYRVTMSVPAKHKDNPTAAWVGAFDYYELGKQVDQLMLMTYDEHTSGTAPGPVASLPWVEKVIRYAITQVPRNKILLGLAGYGYDWNTQTNKARSVTYSQAISLAGRHGVKIQWDDRSQTPYFKYTSDGVRREVWFESADSLRVKLKLVQQYNLGGIALWRLGLEDQAYWDLIERELLR from the coding sequence ATGCAGCCAAACACAACTGTTACCGCTCTCGTCGTCCTACTCTACCTGGCAAGCTCCGTGACAGGAATACGTGGCAACAAGAACGGCTCCTCGGCTCCCACGCCTCCGGGCGTCCACACTACTACACCCACCCCCCAGAGACAGACGAATACACCCAAGGACATGGCAGGCCGCAGCGCGGCCACTAGAGAACAAGCCAATGTCAGGACAGGGCCGGGCACTCAGTACCCGCGCTCAACCCAGCTTGCCCCGGGAACCCAAGTACGGATTCAGAGCGAGGTCAACGGATGGTACCAGGTGCAGTTGCCTACCAAGGCCTACGGGTGGATCCACGGCTCTCTTCTGAATGTGCAGTCCGCTTCTGGATCTCAGTCTGGATCCGGACGGGACGTAGTAGGATACTACATCGTCAATTACCCCGGAGACCGCTCCTCGTACAACGCATTGCACGCCTACTCTAACGCGATCACAACTGTAGTGCCGTTCTCGTACTCGGTGGACCGCAACGGGAACGTATCAGGCGAGCACTTCGCTGACGCAAGGCAAATCGCACAGGCCAGGGGACTGTCCAACCTTGCTCTCGTTCACAATATCGACGGTGGGTCCTTCAGTAAGACAGAGATCAGCGCGATGCTGAACAGCAAGGCCGCGCGAGCCCGGGCAATCTCGGGGATCCGCCGGATACTCGAAACCCACAAGTATGACGGGGTCAACATAGACTTCGAGAACGTGCCTCCGGCGGACAGAGCAGCCCTTACACTGTTCATGAAGGAACTCCGGGTGGAACTCGTGCCCCGCGGTTACCGGGTCACGATGTCGGTTCCAGCGAAGCACAAGGACAACCCCACTGCTGCCTGGGTCGGAGCTTTTGACTACTACGAACTCGGCAAACAAGTCGACCAGCTGATGCTGATGACGTACGACGAGCATACCTCCGGAACCGCCCCGGGACCAGTTGCATCGCTCCCGTGGGTTGAGAAGGTGATCCGATACGCCATAACCCAAGTTCCCAGGAACAAGATCCTTCTGGGACTGGCAGGGTACGGCTATGACTGGAATACGCAGACCAACAAAGCCCGGAGTGTAACCTACTCACAGGCTATATCGCTCGCTGGAAGGCATGGGGTGAAGATCCAGTGGGATGACCGCTCTCAAACCCCCTACTTCAAGTACACGTCGGACGGCGTCCGGCGCGAGGTGTGGTTCGAGAGCGCAGACAGCCTGCGGGTCAAGCTGAAACTGGTGCAGCAGTACAACCTCGGAGGTATCGCGCTGTGGCGCCTCGGCCTCGAGGACCAAGCCTACTGGGATCTGATAGAACGGGAACTGCTCCGTTAG
- a CDS encoding LuxR C-terminal-related transcriptional regulator — MVALGLSNQKIGEQLFISDKTVKNYVTSIRRKLGLENRIQVALYAIRSDLVDLNSD, encoded by the coding sequence ATGGTCGCGCTCGGACTGAGTAATCAGAAGATTGGGGAACAGCTCTTCATAAGCGATAAGACAGTGAAAAATTACGTAACTAGCATACGCAGGAAGCTCGGTCTCGAGAACAGGATCCAGGTCGCTCTGTATGCCATCCGTTCGGACCTGGTAGACTTGAACTCGGACTAG
- the spo0A gene encoding sporulation transcription factor Spo0A — protein MLGDRVRVLLVDDNREFTEVVREFIEGQPDMEVVGVAHNGVDGLNMACEVAPDVIVLDVIMPHLDGLGLLERLREEHFSRRPRVLILTAIGHEATAARIVAAGADYYIVKPFDLHVLMDRIRRVAKLPPDSVLPVHGSGWAPEAGKATDLEAEVTRVIHEVGIPANIRGYAYLRDAILMAMGEGHVLGSVTRVLYPTIAQRHGTTPSRVERAIRHAIEIAWTRGNVDFLNKIFGHTVDADKGRPTNSAFIARIADKIRIDMKP, from the coding sequence ATGCTGGGAGACCGTGTTCGTGTTCTGCTAGTTGACGACAATCGTGAGTTCACGGAGGTGGTCCGGGAGTTCATCGAAGGCCAGCCCGACATGGAGGTCGTGGGGGTTGCTCACAACGGGGTGGACGGCCTGAACATGGCCTGTGAGGTGGCTCCCGATGTAATCGTACTCGATGTCATCATGCCCCACCTCGACGGCCTGGGCCTTCTTGAACGGCTTCGAGAAGAGCATTTCAGCCGCCGCCCCCGGGTCCTCATCCTCACCGCGATCGGTCACGAGGCCACGGCGGCCAGGATCGTCGCGGCGGGCGCGGACTACTACATTGTCAAGCCGTTCGACCTGCACGTCCTGATGGACCGGATCCGGCGCGTGGCCAAGCTACCGCCGGATTCGGTCCTGCCTGTGCACGGAAGCGGGTGGGCCCCGGAGGCGGGCAAAGCGACGGATCTTGAGGCCGAGGTCACGAGGGTGATCCATGAGGTTGGGATTCCCGCCAACATCCGGGGGTACGCCTACCTGAGAGACGCGATACTAATGGCTATGGGTGAAGGACACGTGCTTGGCAGCGTCACGCGGGTTCTCTATCCCACGATTGCCCAAAGACACGGAACCACACCGTCCCGGGTGGAACGTGCGATCCGTCATGCCATCGAGATAGCCTGGACCCGCGGGAATGTCGACTTCCTCAACAAGATCTTCGGCCATACCGTCGATGCGGACAAGGGAAGGCCCACGAATTCGGCGTTCATAGCGAGGATAGCCGACAAGATTCGGATAGACATGAAGCCGTGA
- a CDS encoding deoxyribonuclease IV, which yields MAQKFGIHLSISGGFASAAARAVELGCDVLQVFSRNPRSLRSKPMEPDDVSAFRETLSAHGVSPCVIHVNYLINAASPKPDIYELSVAALAEELSRADALGAEYVVMHPGHHLGSGIDPGIQRVARAIDLAFEQTNAQTTLCLENMAGVGTEIGASFADLRRIIDAARVGDGLGFCLDTCHAYGAGYDVSTDRGLDRTIGEIDQTIGLARLKVVHANDSKGKLGSGKDRHEHIGLGFIGLAGFRVLLARVELASLPFILETPVDDPRDQERDLASLRSCRRGESAAQAVGAR from the coding sequence ATGGCCCAGAAGTTCGGGATTCACCTTTCCATAAGCGGCGGGTTTGCGTCTGCAGCGGCGAGGGCTGTCGAGCTCGGCTGCGATGTGCTGCAGGTTTTCTCGAGGAACCCACGGAGCCTCCGCTCCAAACCTATGGAACCTGATGACGTCTCAGCCTTTCGAGAGACTCTCTCGGCGCACGGGGTATCTCCTTGCGTGATACACGTGAACTACCTCATCAATGCTGCCTCGCCGAAGCCAGATATCTATGAGCTCTCAGTCGCCGCCCTGGCCGAGGAGCTCTCCCGAGCTGATGCGCTGGGGGCCGAGTACGTGGTCATGCACCCAGGCCACCATCTTGGGTCCGGAATAGACCCCGGGATCCAGCGCGTAGCCAGGGCCATAGACCTCGCTTTCGAGCAGACGAACGCGCAGACGACGCTCTGCCTCGAGAACATGGCAGGGGTAGGTACTGAGATCGGAGCGTCCTTTGCTGACCTTCGCCGGATAATCGATGCCGCGCGCGTTGGCGACGGGCTGGGGTTCTGCCTCGATACCTGCCACGCTTACGGGGCCGGGTACGATGTGAGCACTGACCGCGGACTGGACAGAACCATCGGGGAGATAGACCAGACGATTGGCCTCGCCAGACTCAAGGTCGTCCACGCCAATGACTCCAAGGGCAAGCTGGGTTCGGGAAAGGATAGGCACGAGCACATAGGACTGGGGTTCATCGGGCTTGCTGGGTTTCGAGTCCTGCTCGCCCGTGTTGAACTAGCCAGTCTCCCGTTCATCCTGGAGACTCCTGTGGACGACCCACGTGACCAGGAACGCGATCTCGCGAGCCTCAGGTCGTGCAGACGCGGCGAGTCTGCTGCCCAGGCGGTGGGTGCCCGTTGA
- a CDS encoding polysaccharide deacetylase family protein, whose product MVLLVLANRRTFLFLVVTMTILVTCFASAMVGMGRTVLATVSGRLVPIYRVARDERVVSITLDATWGDDQTEALLDLLDRYGVKTTFFLAGHWIESYPDKVKLIAARGHEIGNHSWTHPHMSALSEEQIRTEIQKTQDAIAKLTGVRPTLFRPPFGDYNNRLITVAMECGCKTIQWSIDSLDWENLAAEQIHKRIMSRLHNGAIILFHNAGKNTVRALDMILRDLAAGGYRAMPVSELLLSGDYYVDRNTGEQRPAHRKTPPTAPQAEPKPLGRSETERGGTECS is encoded by the coding sequence GTGGTCTTGTTAGTACTTGCGAACCGGCGGACATTCTTGTTTCTTGTGGTCACTATGACCATCCTTGTGACCTGCTTTGCCTCGGCCATGGTTGGGATGGGGCGGACGGTCCTCGCAACCGTGTCGGGAAGGCTGGTTCCAATTTACCGGGTGGCCCGCGACGAGCGCGTGGTGTCGATCACGCTCGACGCCACCTGGGGAGATGACCAGACCGAGGCACTCTTGGATCTGCTAGACCGGTACGGCGTCAAGACCACATTCTTTCTGGCAGGCCACTGGATCGAATCCTACCCTGACAAAGTGAAACTCATCGCGGCAAGGGGACACGAGATAGGCAACCATTCCTGGACTCACCCACACATGAGCGCGCTGTCTGAGGAACAGATCCGCACCGAGATCCAAAAGACGCAGGATGCCATCGCCAAGCTCACCGGGGTGAGGCCGACCTTGTTCAGGCCGCCGTTCGGGGACTACAACAACAGACTGATCACAGTGGCCATGGAGTGCGGATGCAAGACCATCCAGTGGAGCATAGACTCGCTGGACTGGGAGAACTTGGCGGCAGAGCAGATTCACAAGCGGATCATGAGCCGGCTGCACAACGGCGCGATCATACTGTTCCACAATGCGGGCAAGAACACAGTCCGCGCACTCGACATGATACTCCGGGATCTTGCTGCTGGCGGATACCGGGCTATGCCCGTCTCAGAACTGCTTCTCTCCGGTGATTACTACGTAGACCGCAATACCGGTGAGCAAAGGCCTGCTCATCGCAAGACCCCTCCAACGGCCCCACAGGCCGAGCCCAAGCCTCTGGGGCGGTCCGAGACGGAAAGGGGGGGAACCGAGTGTTCGTGA